The following DNA comes from Syntrophorhabdales bacterium.
TGACTAGTCTCCTTCATCCAATGCCTTCTCTATTGTTTTCCTTTTTTGAGAGAACGTCTTGAAAAGCGGTGAGATAAGAAGGAAAAACGAGACACAGATCAGAACCGCAGAGATGGGGCGATTAAAAAAGATAAAGGGGTCGCCGTAGATGAGAGATTGGCGGAAGGCATTTTCCAGCATAGGCCCGAGAACTAACGCGAGGAGGAAGGGCGCTCCCTCGTACTCATACTTTCGCACCAGGTATCCGAAGACACCGAATATCACCATCACGAGCACATCGTAAATATTGTTGTTCAGACTGTAAGCGCCGAGAAAGCAGAACAGAATGATGAGCGGAAAAAGAAGATTGTAGGGAATCTTCAATATCTTGATCCAGAGGCCGATCAGGGGCAGGTTGAGGACGAGGAGCATGACATTGCCGATGTACATGCTTGCTATGGTTCCCCAGAACAATCCCGGGTGCTTGCTGATGAGGAGCGGGCCCGGTTGAACGCCGTGAATGATGAATGCGCCGAGCAGGATGGCCATGCCCACACTCGACGGAAGCCCGAGCGAAAGGAGTGTCACCATGGAACCGCCTGCTGCAGCGTTATTAGCCGTCTCCGGCGCGGCCACACCTTCTATCGTGCCCGTGCCGAATTTCTCGGGGTGCTTGGAGAGACGTTTCTCAACCGTGTAGGCCATGAACGTGGGAATAACGGTGCCGGCGCCAGGCAGGATGCTGACAAAGAAACCGATGAGTGAGCCGCGGATGATAGGCCACTTGGCGTCAGCCCAATCCTTGAGCGTGGGGAAAATGCCGGTGACCTTCGCGGCGAGCACGTCCTGCTTTAGTATCTGCTCCAGGTTTGTGAGCACCTCGGAAATGCCGAACATGCCCATGGCAACGGGCACAATTCCCATGCCGTCCATGAGCGTGATGCTGTTCAGGGTAAAACGTGTCGAGCCGCTGATCTGGTCCTGACCGACGCACGAAACCGCCAGTCCGGCAACTGCCATGATGAGACCCTTCATAACCGGACCTCGGCAAAGGTAGGTTACCATTGCAAGGCCGAGAAGCATCAGTCCGAAGAATTCCGGCGGCCCGAATTTCAGCGCCATTCTGGCGAGAAGAGGTGAAAGAAGCATAAGGCCGATAATGCTCAATGTGCCTCCGATAAATGAGCCGAACGCAGAAATACCGAGCGCAGGCCCTGGACGGCCTTTGCGTGCCATCTGGTACCCGTCGAGGCAGGTGACTACCGAGGCTGCCTCGCCTGGAATATTGACGAGTATCGAGGTGGTGGAACCGCCGTACATGGCACCGTAGTAGACCCCGCAGAGAAGAATAATTGAAGTTACAGGTTCCATGCCGAACGTGGTCGGCAGCAGCAGAGAAATGGTTGCGACAGGGCCGAGTCCCGGCAGCACGCCTATCAGTGTGCCGATAAGCACACCAAGGAAACAGAAGGAAAGATTCTTGATAGTGAGAGCGATACCGAAACCCAGTGCCAGGTTGCTAAAAAAATCCATCAATCACCATCCGAGGAAGCCTGTCGGGAGCGGCTGTTTCAAAAGCCACACGAAGATGATATAGACGCCGGCCGTCGAGAAGATTGCGAAGATCAATGAACGCCTCCACGTGATATCTCCGGCGAGCACGGGGAGCACCAATGCGAGCACGAAGAATATGATCATATAACCGACGTTCTCGAAGAGAAAAACCGCTGCGAGGAGAATGAGCACAGTTACAGAAAGGCTAAGCCACCGTTTTGGAAAGGTCAGGGCTGTCCCTTTTTCAGCGCTGGTCGATTTGAAAGCCCGGATCAACAGGGTCGCGGAAAATATGATCATGAGAATCCCGAGGCCAAGGGGCAGGAAGCCGGTACCGGGCTGTGCCAGATTCCCGATGGGGTACGTGGCAGACCAGATCGTGAGGATCAAGCCTATCAGCAGCCAGAAAAGGCTGCTGGTGATCTCTCTTTTTCTCATCGGGTCCTCACTTGATGACGCCCATCTCCTTGAGGGTCCTTGAAAAATAATTGTAACTCTGGAGCACGTACGCATCCAGGTCCTTGCCGCTCCTATAGACGACTGGAAGTTGCAGTTCTTTCATGCCGGCCACGAAAGCGGGTTCCTTCATCGCTTTGGTAAAGGCATCATCAAGTTTTCTCACGATAGCATCGGGTACGGCCTTCTGCGTGATAATGGTGATGCCCATCGGGTAGGGGAGATTGTAGAGCTCCTTGATGGTCGGTACTCCAGGATACTCGGCGGAAGGCTCGTCTTTGAGCATCATGACGAGTCGTATCTCCTTCGCCTCGACGAGTGATGCGTTAAAGTCGCCAGCCCCGAACACCGTGTGGCCGCCCAATAGCGCTGTCTGTCCTTCTGAAGTTCCTTTGAAGGGTATGTGCGTGAACTGAACCTTTTCCCGTTTTGCAACTTCTTCCACCATGATGTTGGGCATACCGTTTACGCCGACAGTCCCGTAGGTTGCCTTCTTGGGATTCTGCCGCGCGTATGCAACCAGGTCCTTGAATGTCTTGAAAGATGAATCGCCTTTTACGTAAACGCCGAAGTTAAAGCCACCGTACTGCATGATGGAGCGTATGTCCTTTATCGGGTCGTAGGGTACTTTTTCCAGGAGCGGCGTCAGGAAGAGGGGTGGTCCTCCGCTGAAACCTATCGTATAGCCGTCCGGCTTTGCGGTCGCGATTGCTGCTGTGCCGAGC
Coding sequences within:
- a CDS encoding tripartite tricarboxylate transporter permease, with the translated sequence MDFFSNLALGFGIALTIKNLSFCFLGVLIGTLIGVLPGLGPVATISLLLPTTFGMEPVTSIILLCGVYYGAMYGGSTTSILVNIPGEAASVVTCLDGYQMARKGRPGPALGISAFGSFIGGTLSIIGLMLLSPLLARMALKFGPPEFFGLMLLGLAMVTYLCRGPVMKGLIMAVAGLAVSCVGQDQISGSTRFTLNSITLMDGMGIVPVAMGMFGISEVLTNLEQILKQDVLAAKVTGIFPTLKDWADAKWPIIRGSLIGFFVSILPGAGTVIPTFMAYTVEKRLSKHPEKFGTGTIEGVAAPETANNAAAGGSMVTLLSLGLPSSVGMAILLGAFIIHGVQPGPLLISKHPGLFWGTIASMYIGNVMLLVLNLPLIGLWIKILKIPYNLLFPLIILFCFLGAYSLNNNIYDVLVMVIFGVFGYLVRKYEYEGAPFLLALVLGPMLENAFRQSLIYGDPFIFFNRPISAVLICVSFFLLISPLFKTFSQKRKTIEKALDEGD
- a CDS encoding tripartite tricarboxylate transporter TctB family protein: MRKREITSSLFWLLIGLILTIWSATYPIGNLAQPGTGFLPLGLGILMIIFSATLLIRAFKSTSAEKGTALTFPKRWLSLSVTVLILLAAVFLFENVGYMIIFFVLALVLPVLAGDITWRRSLIFAIFSTAGVYIIFVWLLKQPLPTGFLGW
- a CDS encoding tripartite tricarboxylate transporter substrate binding protein, producing the protein GDMKASVAGFLMGLAVVAVICTVGYAQEDVSKYPSKPITYIVPVTPGTGTDLSVRLIAKEAEKFLKQPIIVVNKPGGALTLGTAAIATAKPDGYTIGFSGGPPLFLTPLLEKVPYDPIKDIRSIMQYGGFNFGVYVKGDSSFKTFKDLVAYARQNPKKATYGTVGVNGMPNIMVEEVAKREKVQFTHIPFKGTSEGQTALLGGHTVFGAGDFNASLVEAKEIRLVMMLKDEPSAEYPGVPTIKELYNLPYPMGITIITQKAVPDAIVRKLDDAFTKAMKEPAFVAGMKELQLPVVYRSGKDLDAYVLQSYNYFSRTLKEMGVIK